The following are encoded together in the Thunnus albacares chromosome 7, fThuAlb1.1, whole genome shotgun sequence genome:
- the LOC122985331 gene encoding tripartite motif-containing protein 16-like: MAQRGDQLDRETFSCSICLDLLKDPVAIPCGHSYCMSCIKKHWNEENQRKIYSCPQCRQTFAPRPVLVKNTMLVALVEQLKKTGLQAAPADHCYAGPEDVACDVCTGRKLKALTSCLVCLASYCEEHLQPHFESTTFKKHKLVNPLEKLQENICSRHDEVMKMFCRTDQQSICYLCSVEEHKGHNTVSAAAERTERQRELKVSRQNIQQRIQDREKDVKLLQQEVEAVNRSANKAVKDSEKIFSDLICLIRKRSSDVKQQIRSQQETEVRRVKELQEKLEQEITELKRRDIKLKQLSHTEDHKEFLHNYPSLSQLSASTDSSSINIRPLRYFEDVTAAVSELRVKLQDILREKRTTISRAVTEALLSEAEPKTRAEFLKYSCEITLDPNTAYTYLLLSEGNRKATYMSQPQSSRHPDRFTNWSQVLSRESLTGRCYWEVEWRGRGVRVAVAYKNISRARNSNECGFGFNDKSWMLDCNTNSYTFWFNNIRTPVSGPCSSRVGVYLDHRAGILSFYSISETMTLLHRVQTTFIQPLYAGLRPYYYGVTAELCKLK, translated from the coding sequence atggctCAGAGAGGAGATCAGCTCGACCGAGAAACCTTCTCTTGTtccatctgtctggatctactgaaggatccagtggctattccctgtggacacagctactgcatgagctgtattaaaaaACACTGGAATGAAGAGAATCAGAggaagatctacagctgccctcagtgcagacagaccttcgcaccgaggcctgtcctggtgaaaaacaccatgttagtagctttagtggagcagctgaagaagactggactccaagctgctcctgctgatcactgctatgctggacctgaagatgtggcctgtgatgtctgcactgggaggaagctgaaagccctcacgtcctgtctggtgtgtctggccTCTTACTGTGAGGAACACCTGCAGCCTCACTTTGAAtcaactacatttaaaaaacacaagctggtcaACCCCTTggagaagctccaggagaacatctgctctcgtcatgatgaggtgatgaagatgttctgccgtactgatcagcagagtatctgttatctctgctctgtggaggaacataaaggccacaacacagtctcagctgcagcagaaaggactgagaggcagagagagctcaaggtgagtcgacaaaacatccagcagagaatccaggacagagagaaagatgtgaagctgcttcaacaggaggtggaggccgtcaATCGCTCTGCTAATAAAGCAGTgaaggacagtgagaagatcttttCTGACCTGATCTGTCTCATCCggaaaagaagctctgatgtgaagcagcagatcagatcccagcaggaaactgaagtgagacgagtcaaagagcttcaggagaagctggagcaggagatcactgagctgaagaggagagacataaaactgaagcagctctcacacacagaggatcacaaagagtttctacacaactacccctcactgtcacaactcagtgcatctacagactcatccagcatcaatatccgtcctctgagatactttgaggatgtgacagcagctgtgtcagagctcagagttaaactacaggacatcctgagggagaaaagGACAACCATCTCACGGGCAGTGACTGAAGCTTTACTGTCAGAAGCAGagcccaagaccagagctgagttcttaaaatattcatgtgaaatcacactggatccaaacacagcataCACATATttgttattatctgaggggaacagaaaagcaacatacATGAGTCAACCACAGTCTTCtcgtcacccagacagattcactaaTTGGagtcaggtcctgagtagagagagtctgactggacgttgttactgggaggtggagtggagagggagaggagttcgtgtagcagtcgcatacaagaatatcagcagagcaaGAAACTCAAATGAATGTGGATTTGGATTTAATGATAAATCTTGGATGTTAGATTGTAACACTAACAGTTATACATTTTGGTTCAACAACATCAGAACTCCCGTCTCAGGTCCAtgttcctccagagtaggagtgtacctggatcacagagcaggtattctgtccttctacagcatctctgaaaccatgactctcctccacagagtccagaccacattcattCAGCCCCTCTATGCTGGACTTCGTCCTTATTATTATGGAGTCACAGCTGAGttgtgtaaactcaaatag
- the LOC122985350 gene encoding tripartite motif-containing protein 16-like → MAQKGDQLDQETFSCSICLDLLKDPVAIPCGHSYCMSCIKKHWNEENQRKIYSCPQCRQTFAPRPVLVKNTMLAALVEQLKKTGLQAAPADHCYAGPEDVACDVCTGRKLKALKSCLVCLASYCEKHLQPHFESTTFKKHKLVDPSEKLQENICSRHNEVMKMFCRTDQQSICYLCSLEEHKSHDTVSAAAERTERQRELEVSRQNIQQRIQDREKDVKLLQQEVEAVNRSANKAVKGSEKIFTELIRLIQKRSSDVKQQIRSQQETEVRRVKELQEKLKQEITELKRKDIKLKQLSYTEDHKEFLHNYPSLSQLSASTDSSSINIRPLRYFEDVTAAVSELRVKLQDILREKRTNISQAVTEVLLSGAEPKTRAEFLKYSCEITLDPNTAYTYLLLSEGNRKATYMSQQQSSRHPDRFTNWSQVLSRESLTRRCYWEVEWRGGGVRVAVAFKNISRAGNSNECGFGFNDKSWMLDCNTNSYTFWFNNIRTPVSGPCSSRVGVYLDHRAGILSFYSVSETMTLLHRVQTTFTQPLYAGLYLNYGNTAELCKLK, encoded by the coding sequence atggctCAGAAAGGAGATCAGCTCGACCAAGAAACCTTCTCTTGTtccatctgtctggatctactgaaggacCCAGTggctattccctgtggacacagctactgcatgagctgtattaaaaaACACTGGAATGAAGAGAATCAGAggaagatctacagctgccctcagtgcagacagacctttgcaccgaggcctgtcctggtgaaaaacaccatgttagcagctttagtggagcaactgaagaagactggactccaagctgctcctgctgatcactgctatgctggacctgaagatgtggcctgtgatgtgtgcactgggaggaagctgaaagccctcaagtcctgtctggtgtgtctggcctcttactgtgagaaacatCTGCAGCCTCACTTTGAAtcaactacatttaaaaaacacaagctggtcgacccctcagagaagctccaggagaacatctgctctcgtcataatgaggtgatgaagatgttctgccgtactgatcagcagagtatctgttatctctgctctctggAGGAACATAAAagccacgacacagtctcagctgcagcagaaaggactgagaggcagagagagcttgaggtgagtcgacaaaacatccagcagagaatccaggacagagagaaagatgtgaagctgcttcaacaggaggtggaggccgtcaATCGCTCTGCTAATAAAGCAGTGAAGGgcagtgagaagatcttcactgagctgatccgtctcatccagaaaagaagctctgatgtgaagcagcagatcagatcccagcaggaaactgaagtgagacgagtcaaagagcttcaggagaagctgaagcaggagatcactgagctgaagaggaaagacataaaactgaagcagctctcatacacagaggatcacaaagAGTTTCTgcacaactacccctcactgtcacaactcagtgcatctacagactcatccagcatcaatatccgtcctctgagatactttgaggatgtgacagcagctgtgtcagagctcagagttaaactacaggacatcctgagggagaaaagGACAAACATCTCACAGGCAGTGACTGAAGTTTTACTGTCAGGAgcagaacccaagaccagagctgaattcttaaaatattcatgtgaaatcacactggatccaaacacagcataCACATATttgttattatctgaggggaacagaaaagcaacatacATGAGTCAACAACAGTCTTCtcgtcacccagacagattcactaaTTGGagtcaggtcctgagtagagagagtctgactagacgttgttactgggaggtggagtggagagggggaggagttCGTGTAGCAGTCGCAttcaagaatatcagcagagcaggaaacTCGAATGAATGTGGATTTGGATTTAATGATAAATCTTGGATGTTAGATTGTAACACTAACAGTTATACATTTTGGTTCAACAACATCAGAACTCCCGTCTCAGGTCCAtgttcctccagagtaggagtgtacctggatcacagagcaggtattctgtccttctacagcgtctctgaaaccatgactctcctccacagagtccagaccacattcactcagcctctctatgctggactttaTCTGAATTATGGAAACACAGCTGAGttgtgtaaactcaaatag